The genomic stretch GCAAACCGGGGGTGAAGCGTTAAGGCGTCAACGCCCTCGTCCTCGAGCAGATGCAGCCGGTCATGCAGCACGGTGCGCCAATCAGGAGTGGACCGGCCCAGACGGATTTTAACGGACAGAGGGCCGTTAAAATCGTGCCGGATGGTGTGGATGATGTCGCGAAGCCGGGCTGGATCGTCGAACAGGTTCGACCCTCCGCCCTGCTGTTGAACCGTGGCGGCCGGGCAGCCCAGATTGATGTCGATGCCATCCCGCGAGGCTGGCGCCAGGCGGGCAAGGGTGGCCGGCAACCGGGTGGTTTCCGTGACCAGTAATTGATAGATGACCCGTTTTTCCTGTGGACGGCGCTTCAACCAGGGAGACGTTGCCGGGTCTTCATGGACAACCATTTTCGCTGAAAGCATTTCAGTATACAGGGCGCCATACCCTCCGAAATCGGCCAGCAGCCGTCGGAAAGCACTATGGGTGATGCCCGCCATCGGAGCACAGAAGAGCGAAGGCTCATAACACACCCCCCGGAGGGTGAGAGGCATGATACATGAATGAACTGGCGGCATCCGCGGATTCTAGACGTTTAAGGTGGCATGTACACTCGTTTTGCGACATATTTTCGAACCTATGAACCTGATCCTCCTTTTCCCGGAAGACTTTATTAGTGAGCATACGGTGGTTCTGAACGGCCCCCGGTTGGAGCATATCCAGCAGGTGCTTCGGGCCGAAACCGGACAAGCCTTGCGCGTCGGCGTCTTGAACGGGCGGCTGGGAACGGGCACCATCACCGCGATGTCGGATAAAGGGGTCGAACTGAAGGTGACGTTGACGGAGCCACCGCCTGCGCCGCTTCAGGTAACGCTGCTTCTGGCGATGCCGCGTCCCAAATGTTTCCGTCGCATCATTCAGTGCGTCACGACCATGGGGGTTAAGCGGATCGCCTTGTTCGGCGCCTACCGGGTGGAGAAAAGCTATTGGAAAAGTCCCTGGCTGGACGCAGCTGAACTGCAACGGCAGTTGGTGCTCGGGCTGGAGCAGGCCCGCGATACGGTATTGCCGCAAGTCACCCTGCACCCCCTGTTCAAAACCTTTGTGGAAGATGACCTGCCGTCCCTGGTGGCGGGAACCCGGTGTCTGGTGGCCCATCCGGGAGAAGGGGGCCTCTGTCCGGTAGGCCTGCCTGGTCCGGTGACTCTGGCCATTGGGCCTGAAGGCGGGTTCACCGATTATGAACTGGGGCTTCTGGCCGCAGGTGGATTTGAAGGCATCACACTTGGCCCGCGTATTTTGAGAACCGAACAGGCCGTTCCGGCGCTTCTGGGCCGGCTGATGGGGGAAGAGGGGCTGAAGCAGGTCGGCTGACCCCTTCCTTCCGGTTTTGGCGCCATTCCCTGGGCGAAGCACCCAGTTCCTTTTTGAAATACCGGTTGAAGCTTGAGAGAGTTGCAAACCCGGTGTCCAAGGCGATATCCAATATGCGTTTGTCGGTGCTGATCAGCAGGGAGGCGGCCATCTGAAGCCTCAGGTGCGTCAGGTAGTCCTGAGGCGAGACGCCGGTGGCCGCCCGGATCAGCCTCCTGAAATGGGTTTCGCTGACATGGCATAACCGCGCCAATTTATCCATGTAGATGGGTTCCGCGTAATGTCCGGCCACATGCGCTAAGGCGGGGGCCACCCGGTCCATGGCCGTATGTCGTGACACCGTACGGGGAGGAAGATCATGGAGATCGATGCCTCGATGCAAGCGGACCATGACCTCCCAGACTTTAGCCCGGACCGCCGAGCGGTATCCGTCACGGCGCTCCCTGAGCTCCATGACAATGGATTTGACCTGTTCCCCCAATCCAGGATGGTCGAGCGGGGTCATCACATTCCGGAATGAATGTCCCGCCAACGTCTCAACCCTCAGGTATTTTTGTTCATCTAAAGGCGCGGTAATCAACCGGGCCGGGTCCAACGTCAGGAAACTCCAGTGACTCACCGTTCCCGCCGCACTGGAGGCCAGATGCATCTCGGTAGGATTGATGACCACCACATCGCCGGCATTGAAGGGCATCACTTTATTTTCCACCACAAATACGCCTGACCCGTCAAAACAGTAACCTAATTCAAAATGATCGTGAAGATGCAGGAAGGTGATCGGACTATCTTGCTGGGCAAAAGGCCCTTCTCCGTTGATCGGGAAATCATCGGGCAGTTCAATCGGCGCATATTGAAGCAGATAGGGACTCTTTGGTCGTTTATGCATAGTATTTGCTTATTCTTGCGTAGAAGTGAGTAAAAGAAAACATAATAATGGGTGACCATCAATTTTAAAACACTGGCGAGGTGATCATGAAAAACTATGAAGAACTTGTCTATGCGGGCGTTTTGGGAAAAGTCATTGGCGTCTATATGGGGCGCCCCTTTGAAGGCTGGCCAAAGGCGGAGCTCGAAAAAAAATGGGGGATGATCAGCGGCTATGTCCATGAGGATCTGGGTAAACCCCTCATTGTCTCGGACGACGATATCTCCGGGACCTTCACCTTCATTCGGGCGCTTGAGGATTCCGGGCTCTATCAGGACACGCCCGGTGATTTCTTTGGCGACACCTGGCTTAACTATATTCTTGAGCACAAAACCATCCTCTGGTGGGGTGGCTTGGGGCTTTCCACCGAGCATACGGCCTTTCTGCGCCTCAAGGCGGGGGTTAAATCCCCGGCGTCAGGCTCGATCGCCTTGAACGGACACACGGTAGCGGAACAGATTGGCGCCCAGATTTTCATCGATGCCTTTGGTTTGGTCGCTCCGGCGAAACCCGAACTGGCCGCCCGGTTGGCCCGCAAGGCCGCTTCCGTCTCGCATGATGGCGAGGCGGTTTATGCCGCGGTCGTCGTGGCCGCCATGGTGAGCGCTGCCTTCACTGAAAAGCGGATGAATGAGTTGCTCCGGATCGGGGTCAGTCATATCCCTGAAAACTGCCTGATTGCCAGAGTCCATCGCGATGTGCGTGCCTGGTGCAAGGCGGATCGCGATTGGCATAAAACGTTTGCCCGGATCGACAAATCATACGGCTATCACAAGTACGGGGGCAACTGCCATGTCATCCCGAATCATGCCATCATGGTCATGGCCTGGTGTTATGCCCCGGACGATTTCTATGAAGCCCAGCGCATCATCAACACGGCGGGCTGGGACACGGACTGTAATGCGGCCAACGTCGGCTCGGTCATGGGGGTTAAAGTGGGGCTGAAAGGGCTCAACGCCCGCTATGACTTTCAGGGCCCCTTTGCGGACCGGATTCTGCTTCCTACCGCCGAAGGCACCCGCAGCACCAGTGACTGCCTCACGGAGGCGCTTCACATCGCCCGTATCGGCCGGAAGGTCATGGGGTGGGGGGCCGTCCCGCCTCCGAAAAAAGGGGCCTGGCATCATTTTGACCTGCCCGGTGCCCGGCATGGCTACATGACGGAATCCGATCCCTATGGATGCCGGAACACCGCGATCGTTGAAAATGTGGCAGGCCATTCACGCCTCGGGAGCCGTTCGCTACGGATCGCCTTCGCGGTGGATGCCGGACGACAGGCCCGGGTCTCAACCCCGGTGCTGGCCCGACCGGATGTGGCCGGGTATGGGATCGTCTCCACCCCCCAATTGTATTCCGGGATGACCGTGAAGATGACCGGTTCGGCTAGCGCCCTTGAGCATGCCACTCATGCACGGCTGTTCCTCAGAGTCCTGACGGGCGGTAAATGGACGGAAACGACCGTTGTCTTCGGAAAATCGACCCTCCTTAAACCCACGGCGCCGTTCACCCTCTCCATGACGGTCCCGGACACCAAGGGGTGCGCGGTCATTGATGTCGGCATTGAAATCAGCTCCCCGGCCTCGACTCAGGGTGAGCTGTTTGTGGATAGCGTCACCTGTGCAGGAAAAGCCAAAGTTGAATTCCCATCCCAGATTCCCCGGGACGGGGATGCCCCCGGCTGGATTCGCCATGCCGACCATCTAGGGGGGACCTTTTCGGATGATCCGGGTGACTTCACCCATGCCGGAAAAAACAGCGAGCGCGGCCTCCTTGTGACCGGCACGACTGGCTGGAAGGACTATACCTTCGAAGCTTGCGTGAAGATTCACCTGGCCGACAAGGGGGGGATTCTCGTCCGGTATCAGGGACTGCAGCGTTATATCGCCCTCGTCCGCACCCATGACAACAAACTACAATTGATCGAGCGCTACTATGGGGATTCAATTTTGGCCGAAACCACCTGCCGCTGGAAACTCGACCAGCCGCATGCGTTGCGTCTGGTCTGCAAAGGGCGGAAAATCACCGCATTCTGTGATGGTGAAAAAATCCTCGAAGGCGAAGATCGCAAACTGGGATGTGGCGGGGCTGGACTGATCTTTGAAAAAGGTATAATAGGGTTCAACAGCGTAAAGGTGTCCTGATGAAACTTCTGAATTTCGGCTCCATCAATATTGATCTGGTTTACCGTCTGCCGCACATCGTCAAGCCCGGAGAGACGCTGGCCAGTACGTCCCTGGAAAAGTTTGCAGGCGGGAAGGGGAGCAACCAGTCCATCGCTTTGGGGCGGGCCGGTGCACCGGTCTACCACGCCGGCAGGATTGGCAAGGACGGCGAGTGGATTGTCCGGATTCTCAAAGAAGCAGGCGTGGATGTGGAAAATGTCCGGAAGGATTCCGGCCCCACCGGGCATGCGATTATTCAGGTGGCGGATGGCGGGCAGAACTCCATCGTCCTTTTTCCCGGTGCTAATCGGGCCATTACCCGGAAGGACATCCGTGACACCTTGGCCCGTTTCGGCCGGGGCGACATCCTTCTGCTTCAGAATGAGATCAACGCGATTCCCGAGATCATGACCCTGGCGCATCAGGCCGGGATGAAAATCTGGTTTAACCCTGCACCGTTTTCCCCCGACATCCTCCGCTACCCGCTGTCGCTCGTGGATCTGTTTATCGTAAATGAAATTGAGGCGGCAGATTTGTCCGGGGCCAGGGCCGGGAAACCGGCCTTATCGGCTTTGGCCAGGCAATTTCCCGCGGCGCAGATTTTAATGACGCTCGGTTCAAAAGGCGCCATGCTGAAGAGCGGGACCCGGCAATGGACGGTGCCGGCCCCGAAAGTCACGGCGGTGGATACCACGGCGGCGGGTGATACCTTTATCGGATATTTCGCCGCGTCCCTGATCAAGGGGCTTGCCCCGGAAGCCTGCCTGACCTTTGCCTGTAAAGCGGCCTCCCTGTCGGTCACCCGCAAGGGGGCGGCTGATTCGATTCCCGGCCAGCGGGAAGTGTTCGGGTAACTCCTTATTTCTCCACAAGGTTCCAGGAGTCGGTGCGGAACGGGAAGGCGGGGAGGCCTTCCTTGTTGACCAGGTTCCCGATGGGATTATTGGCCCAGTCATAACGGACCGCCACCGGCACCGGCACTTCCGGCGAGGACACAACCACGGTATTTCTCACGATGCGGGCCTGGGCCCATTTGAACTGGCGATCCGCGCCGGCCAGGGCGAACCCCTTGAGCTCGAGGCTGTCCTTTGACATCAGTTTGCCTCCAATATGAGTGAACGTCAGGATGGCCCGGTTGCCATCAAACTCTACCGATTTATAACGCGGTCCGGACCAGACTAATCGTTTCTCTCCATAGACATTGGCCCGTGCCGCCAAGACCAGGCGATGCCCGATGAGCTGTTTGTTCGGCGGGTGAATATTGAAGGGGGATTCAGCCGGGCCCAGAATATCGATGGCGGACACCGCATGGACATGGTCAAGTGCCAGGGCGTAGGACTGGGCGTCGCGCAGGGCGGGCCATTGATCGTTTTCAACGGGGTTAACCTGGGGTTTCAGGAAATTGGCCAGCTCGACATACAGGAAGGGGGCGTCGTTCTCGCCCCAGGCGTGGCGCCAGTCATCAATCAACCCCGTGAACAGGCCCCGGTATTGCAGGTGCCGGTCGGCGTTGGACTCACCTTGCCACCAGAGGAATCCCTTGGCGGCATACGGTGCCACGGGCGCCACCATTCCGTTATAGAAACAGGAGGGGGCGGGTCGCTTCTGGTGCTCGCTCTGCTCCCTGGCGAGGGGGAGATTGGCCGTGATGAAGGAGGGGCTCAGGAAGGTTTCGATGGCCTGACCCGGCACGGCGATATGGACAATGCCGACGGGGACCTTCAATAGTTTATGGAGTTCCCTGGCGAAGAAGAATGGCACGCCGGGCGTGTTGGCGACCATGCCGGGGGAGACGGGCGTCCATTCGGCCTTGACCGTCCGCTGTGTGGTGTCCGACGGCCAGCCGGCCTGATTGGTAGACGTGTTGGCATCCCAGATCCGGATCATCGGGTAATCCGCGTCCTCCCGCTCCCGGGCCGCCTCTTTGCATCCCCCTTCATGCCACCACATATTACTCTGCCCGCCGGCAACCCAGACTTCTCCCACCAGCACCCCTTCGAGGGTTAACTCCCGGGACCCTTTAATGTGGAGCACAAAGGGTCCGCCAGCTTTGCCGGTGGGGAGCCGGAGCTGCCATTTCCCGTCAGATCCGGTTTGCGTGGTAACGGTCTTTTCCCGGAAGGAGACGGTGACCGTGGTCCCTGGCTCATCCCAGCCCCAGAGCGGCGCATCACTATTCTGTTGAAGCACCATGTTTGAACTGATGATGGAGGGGATTTCCCAGCCGGCCAGACTGGCCGAGCAGGACAACCCGAGTGCCACCATGAGAAATAGAACAAAAGCAGAGGTTCGTTTCATGATTATTTATTCCTTAATGACTTATTGAAAGGGGTTATTCCGTCCGGGCGGCCGTCAAGGCGAGCAGAACCGGAATGCCCCGCGTGGGATCGACGGGGATGATATCTACAGACTGGATTTCCACCTCCGGCCGCGGGTTGTTCCACTGTTTCGTATAGGCGACGGCCTTCTCATCACTCGCTTCATAGGGGAGGATCCAGGACGTTTGCGCCCCGGGAAGCGTGGCGGGAATTTTCTGGACGTAGTTTTCGATATCGATCTCCGAGCGGATCGGCACCTCAGCCGTTTGCCCGTCCGCATACGTCACCACGTACTTGAACATGAGGTATGCTTTTTTCTCGCGCCGATCCTTGTCAGTCAGGCGTGTCCCGATACGGGCGGTATGGAGAAAGAAGAGCGCGTCGGCTTTCAGGTTAACGGGGATGCCGGTAATCTGGGCCGGGAGATTACCCGGGATGCCATTGCCGCCCAGCATCAGCACCTGGGGTACCGGCGAGGTGGGCATCTCGTAGATGCTGAACTTCACGCCGGCCATCTTGTTGACCCCGGCCGGCAAACCGGCAAAGGTACGGCTCTTGTTGCCAAACCAGCCGCGCTCATCCTTGTAGGTGGTGGCTTTGGTGTGGATATCCACGGGGGTGAAGGCCAGGTTGGCGCCCACGATCACGGTTTTTCCGCCGGAAAAAGAGGCCTTGAGGTTGCGCAGGACGGTGGCCAGCACGTTGCGTTTCTTGATTTTGTTCAGGGGAACCGCCTCGTTCTCCTGGAAATTCAGGTTGCACAGGACCACTCCGCCGGGCCCCTTGACATACTGCATCATACCGCCCACGTTGAGCATGGGCTTCACGGTGGCGTGGAATTCCGGGCTGCGCTGGACTTTGATCCAGATGTTGTCAATCCCGGCATTATGCGTCTTGGCCGGGTCAACCTGCCACTCACGCAACTCAAGGGTCAGTTCCCTGGCCTGACGCGGGGGCGTGACCGCAAAGGTCCGTGGGTCGCCATCCGGGGGCAGGACAAATTCCTGCCGGTCTTTGCCGTCGAAGAGAAGGGCGATTTTCGTCGTGGGATTGTAATTCACGGACGGATCGTAAGTGATCTCGGTGATGGTTTCCGCCTTCGGTAGGGTGATTTTGATGGGGAAGGGTTGATCATTCTCCGGGATGCCGAAATCAATAATCTGGGGCCACCCGTCGGCGCCGATAAAACCGTTGACGATCTTGTCATAGCTGGCAAAGTCGCTCTTGCCGAAGGGCGCGATTTCGTCATAGTCCACCACATAGGTGAATTCATCCGGCACCGTGAACTCCTCCTCGCGGAACCCGAATACCCGCTTGCCGGAAAGCATCACGATATCCCCACTGGAGAGCCCGGCGGTGAGGGGATTCCGTATGGCGGGGAACTGCACGCGTTCCCGGATGAAAGGCCGGATGACATGTTCGACCCCTACAATTTTATTGTAGTCAGCTAATCCCTCGGGTGTCAGTCCATGGAAAATGATGGTTCCACCGCGCTTCCAGAAGGCCTCGATCGTGGGCATGGCCTTGGCCAAAGTGGCGAGACTGGCGGGGGTGGCGGAGATCACGGCAATTTTCCGGGCCGGGTCGCTGATGGCTGCCAGGGGATCTGCCGCCTTGGCATACTGGAGGCCCATGGCATCCAGGGCCTTGCCCAACTGCTCATCCTGAATGAAGGCCGACACTGCGGCGAATTCCTGTTTGTAGACCAGACTGCAGGAGATCATGTTCAGCAGGATCTGCCGGGCCACCGCATTGGACGCCAGCCGGTCTCCCATCCTGAGTTGGCTGAGCAGAATGAGGCCCTTACCGGTTGGAATTTCGACCAGTGCGGTCTGGCCGAGCCGCGGCCCCACTTGAATCAGGCTTTTGCCGCCTTTTTCCGGCTTCACATACGCGTTCCGGTAAAGGAGCGAGTCAGGGCCGTTCCAGGTGAAGAAATCCTTATCCGCGAACCCCTGCAGGACCGGGTGCGAGCTATCTTCAATATATCCCGTCCGTCCATTTGCGGCCCACACCTCCTTGGCGTTCGATACGGGTTCCATCTCTGCGGGCAATGCCTGGTACTTCAAGGGGAAGGTCTGGTCGAGTACGATCACCGCATGGCCACTGGAGGCATAGGCCGCCAGCGCCGGGGATGTGCTGTCCGAGGCGGCCAGCGCATCGGACCCGATCAGCAGGACCCGGGCGTTGGCCGGGAGGTTGGCCAGGGCGGTCAATGGCGTGAACGGAATTTTTGCCGTGGTCAGGAAGGGAATGACCGAGTTTTGAGGATCAAAGACGGCCAGCGCATCGCTCTTGATCTTTTGTGTGAAGACTGCCGGGGGGAGAATGGAGACGGCCTTAACGTCGTGGAATAGGGGTTTCCCGGCCACGGTCAGCTCCAGTCGCAGTTCGCCCTCAGTACGCGCCTTTACCGCAGGCATGGTAATCGGTTCATCAAATTTCTCGACCGAGCCCGGGGCGATCTTGTGCGTGGTGGTTTTGGAGTAGACCGTTTTCCCCTTTACGGTCAGTGTTCGCGTAAAGGTGAGCGGGTCCGGGTACTGGGTGTCATTGAACACTCCAAACGTCCGGTTGATGGTTTGTCCGGAACCGAAGGTCCAGTCCCACTGGCGGCAGAAAACGGCGCGGGGCGCATTGGCGACCCACTGGGCTTCGCCCCCTTCGCCGAAAAGCCAGAAGTGCCAGGCGGCGTAGTAGCCACCCCAGCGGTACCCCTCCGTCAGCATGCGATAGCAGGTCGCCACGGCATCCTTGATCGCGGCTTTACCCTGGAAGGTAACCTCGCCGCCCCAGGCGGCGAAGTCGGCCGGATCCATCCCGGTGGCAAAGAAATCCTCACCCATGAAGCGGGGGCGTTTCATGTCCCACTGCCAGCGGCCGCGGCCCGCTCCCTCAACGAAGGGCTCATAGGCCAGGTCGGGATAGCGCGTGTCCAGGGTGGCCAGGTAGTGGTCGCCGCAAACGCCAAGTGTATTCTCCTTCATCGCGCCGCCACCATCGGTCATGACGCTTCGCGTGGGATCAATGGCCATGACGGCGTCATGGGTTTTCTTGATTTCACGCTCATACTCATCCATGGCCGGGCTGTTCCCGAGCAGGTTGATCAGGTTGATGAAGGCAAACTCATTTTCAATACTCCAGATCTGGATGGAGGGATGGTTGCGCTCTCCCTTGACCTGGGCGACACACTGCTCAAGCCAGTTTTTCATGAGCGCTTTCTTGATGGTTGAACCTCCCTGCTGCTTGACGGTAACCGGGTCGCTTTCAATAAAATTCGAGCCGATGGTCTCGCCATCAAGGGTGGCATTCCGGCGGATAACCACCCCGTTGCGATCAAAGAAATCCAGGGCGGTGTGGGGTTCCATCCCGTACCAATGGGGGTCATTGGCGGCCTGACCCGCCGTGGAAAACCGGTGAGTGCGCATATTCCGGTTGGTGAAGCTGGCCAGCCACTGGTTGGTGGTTGAGCCTGAGGGGCTGACGTCCGCCCACATCCGCCAGGGCACTCCGTTCAGCGTGAACTGGGTTCCCTGGATGACCCACTCGCGGAACCCGAAGGGGATTTCATGGGTATCGATAAGGGTGGCCCCTTTCACGAGGGTCGTACGGAGCCGGTAGAGGGTGGGGGAGTCGGGCCACCAGAGATGGGGGTCGGTCCAGGAGCCGCTGAGGGTCAGCGTGGTGCTTT from bacterium encodes the following:
- a CDS encoding tRNA-dihydrouridine synthase family protein codes for the protein MPLTLRGVCYEPSLFCAPMAGITHSAFRRLLADFGGYGALYTEMLSAKMVVHEDPATSPWLKRRPQEKRVIYQLLVTETTRLPATLARLAPASRDGIDINLGCPAATVQQQGGGSNLFDDPARLRDIIHTIRHDFNGPLSVKIRLGRSTPDWRTVLHDRLHLLEDEGVDALTLHPRFAEESLNRFHPRHLCYAELAAVTRLPIIANGDITGRDYLQMNEALFAPAAGLMIGRMAAARPWMFAQWHEPELRIDHHEVWTRLCRYMEDDFDPLKGLIRLKVFTPYFARNFAFGHTLFAAIQSATDWSTARARADDFLSSQPTLNKTISLSGL
- a CDS encoding 16S rRNA (uracil(1498)-N(3))-methyltransferase — protein: MNLILLFPEDFISEHTVVLNGPRLEHIQQVLRAETGQALRVGVLNGRLGTGTITAMSDKGVELKVTLTEPPPAPLQVTLLLAMPRPKCFRRIIQCVTTMGVKRIALFGAYRVEKSYWKSPWLDAAELQRQLVLGLEQARDTVLPQVTLHPLFKTFVEDDLPSLVAGTRCLVAHPGEGGLCPVGLPGPVTLAIGPEGGFTDYELGLLAAGGFEGITLGPRILRTEQAVPALLGRLMGEEGLKQVG
- a CDS encoding AraC family transcriptional regulator, whose product is MHKRPKSPYLLQYAPIELPDDFPINGEGPFAQQDSPITFLHLHDHFELGYCFDGSGVFVVENKVMPFNAGDVVVINPTEMHLASSAAGTVSHWSFLTLDPARLITAPLDEQKYLRVETLAGHSFRNVMTPLDHPGLGEQVKSIVMELRERRDGYRSAVRAKVWEVMVRLHRGIDLHDLPPRTVSRHTAMDRVAPALAHVAGHYAEPIYMDKLARLCHVSETHFRRLIRAATGVSPQDYLTHLRLQMAASLLISTDKRILDIALDTGFATLSSFNRYFKKELGASPREWRQNRKEGVSRPASAPLPPSAGPEAPERPVRFSKYAGQV
- a CDS encoding ADP-ribosylglycohydrolase family protein — encoded protein: MKNYEELVYAGVLGKVIGVYMGRPFEGWPKAELEKKWGMISGYVHEDLGKPLIVSDDDISGTFTFIRALEDSGLYQDTPGDFFGDTWLNYILEHKTILWWGGLGLSTEHTAFLRLKAGVKSPASGSIALNGHTVAEQIGAQIFIDAFGLVAPAKPELAARLARKAASVSHDGEAVYAAVVVAAMVSAAFTEKRMNELLRIGVSHIPENCLIARVHRDVRAWCKADRDWHKTFARIDKSYGYHKYGGNCHVIPNHAIMVMAWCYAPDDFYEAQRIINTAGWDTDCNAANVGSVMGVKVGLKGLNARYDFQGPFADRILLPTAEGTRSTSDCLTEALHIARIGRKVMGWGAVPPPKKGAWHHFDLPGARHGYMTESDPYGCRNTAIVENVAGHSRLGSRSLRIAFAVDAGRQARVSTPVLARPDVAGYGIVSTPQLYSGMTVKMTGSASALEHATHARLFLRVLTGGKWTETTVVFGKSTLLKPTAPFTLSMTVPDTKGCAVIDVGIEISSPASTQGELFVDSVTCAGKAKVEFPSQIPRDGDAPGWIRHADHLGGTFSDDPGDFTHAGKNSERGLLVTGTTGWKDYTFEACVKIHLADKGGILVRYQGLQRYIALVRTHDNKLQLIERYYGDSILAETTCRWKLDQPHALRLVCKGRKITAFCDGEKILEGEDRKLGCGGAGLIFEKGIIGFNSVKVS
- a CDS encoding ribokinase, with translation MKLLNFGSINIDLVYRLPHIVKPGETLASTSLEKFAGGKGSNQSIALGRAGAPVYHAGRIGKDGEWIVRILKEAGVDVENVRKDSGPTGHAIIQVADGGQNSIVLFPGANRAITRKDIRDTLARFGRGDILLLQNEINAIPEIMTLAHQAGMKIWFNPAPFSPDILRYPLSLVDLFIVNEIEAADLSGARAGKPALSALARQFPAAQILMTLGSKGAMLKSGTRQWTVPAPKVTAVDTTAAGDTFIGYFAASLIKGLAPEACLTFACKAASLSVTRKGAADSIPGQREVFG
- a CDS encoding sialate O-acetylesterase — encoded protein: MKRTSAFVLFLMVALGLSCSASLAGWEIPSIISSNMVLQQNSDAPLWGWDEPGTTVTVSFREKTVTTQTGSDGKWQLRLPTGKAGGPFVLHIKGSRELTLEGVLVGEVWVAGGQSNMWWHEGGCKEAAREREDADYPMIRIWDANTSTNQAGWPSDTTQRTVKAEWTPVSPGMVANTPGVPFFFARELHKLLKVPVGIVHIAVPGQAIETFLSPSFITANLPLAREQSEHQKRPAPSCFYNGMVAPVAPYAAKGFLWWQGESNADRHLQYRGLFTGLIDDWRHAWGENDAPFLYVELANFLKPQVNPVENDQWPALRDAQSYALALDHVHAVSAIDILGPAESPFNIHPPNKQLIGHRLVLAARANVYGEKRLVWSGPRYKSVEFDGNRAILTFTHIGGKLMSKDSLELKGFALAGADRQFKWAQARIVRNTVVVSSPEVPVPVAVRYDWANNPIGNLVNKEGLPAFPFRTDSWNLVEK
- a CDS encoding glycoside hydrolase family 2 TIM barrel-domain containing protein: MKTLIKSALLVGISLAASISQAGGFVWLEGEAGKSNVAVQSGETGIGILSGGQWLQYSVEEGKIEKDIPAEGILIQYPFSITQAASYEIWNRIGYEFVRSSFDWSLDGGEWKTAHPDDLTTDLMEISFFREVAWLKLGDLSLPAGPHTLTIRLPKNKKENGKFNRILYASDAICLHEGPFHPNSKFKPDETGRTGQDEAASRNVFVLPDAKPGERSSIALGGQWEVTRDDEQMPGEVAEPIKGLPTHTAFTAIPVPSDKNKSRPDLVFAHRLWYRTRVNVPASLAGRSFMIDFPLNNLNTTVYVNGTYCGFEKNPFCRFSVDVTRGIKPGQVNEIWVGIRDTWYARSADPARPLKLRKTFNVPIRFFSNGFQDLDYPVWNCPQAGILATPTLSAAGRIYVSDLFVKPSVARKTLDTEVTLNNTTDTDQTGEIRQEALDGETGKVVKTFKGQPFTLPAGKSTTLTLSGSWTDPHLWWPDSPTLYRLRTTLVKGATLIDTHEIPFGFREWVIQGTQFTLNGVPWRMWADVSPSGSTTNQWLASFTNRNMRTHRFSTAGQAANDPHWYGMEPHTALDFFDRNGVVIRRNATLDGETIGSNFIESDPVTVKQQGGSTIKKALMKNWLEQCVAQVKGERNHPSIQIWSIENEFAFINLINLLGNSPAMDEYEREIKKTHDAVMAIDPTRSVMTDGGGAMKENTLGVCGDHYLATLDTRYPDLAYEPFVEGAGRGRWQWDMKRPRFMGEDFFATGMDPADFAAWGGEVTFQGKAAIKDAVATCYRMLTEGYRWGGYYAAWHFWLFGEGGEAQWVANAPRAVFCRQWDWTFGSGQTINRTFGVFNDTQYPDPLTFTRTLTVKGKTVYSKTTTHKIAPGSVEKFDEPITMPAVKARTEGELRLELTVAGKPLFHDVKAVSILPPAVFTQKIKSDALAVFDPQNSVIPFLTTAKIPFTPLTALANLPANARVLLIGSDALAASDSTSPALAAYASSGHAVIVLDQTFPLKYQALPAEMEPVSNAKEVWAANGRTGYIEDSSHPVLQGFADKDFFTWNGPDSLLYRNAYVKPEKGGKSLIQVGPRLGQTALVEIPTGKGLILLSQLRMGDRLASNAVARQILLNMISCSLVYKQEFAAVSAFIQDEQLGKALDAMGLQYAKAADPLAAISDPARKIAVISATPASLATLAKAMPTIEAFWKRGGTIIFHGLTPEGLADYNKIVGVEHVIRPFIRERVQFPAIRNPLTAGLSSGDIVMLSGKRVFGFREEEFTVPDEFTYVVDYDEIAPFGKSDFASYDKIVNGFIGADGWPQIIDFGIPENDQPFPIKITLPKAETITEITYDPSVNYNPTTKIALLFDGKDRQEFVLPPDGDPRTFAVTPPRQARELTLELREWQVDPAKTHNAGIDNIWIKVQRSPEFHATVKPMLNVGGMMQYVKGPGGVVLCNLNFQENEAVPLNKIKKRNVLATVLRNLKASFSGGKTVIVGANLAFTPVDIHTKATTYKDERGWFGNKSRTFAGLPAGVNKMAGVKFSIYEMPTSPVPQVLMLGGNGIPGNLPAQITGIPVNLKADALFFLHTARIGTRLTDKDRREKKAYLMFKYVVTYADGQTAEVPIRSEIDIENYVQKIPATLPGAQTSWILPYEASDEKAVAYTKQWNNPRPEVEIQSVDIIPVDPTRGIPVLLALTAARTE